One stretch of Janibacter limosus DNA includes these proteins:
- the groL gene encoding chaperonin GroEL (60 kDa chaperone family; promotes refolding of misfolded polypeptides especially under stressful conditions; forms two stacked rings of heptamers to form a barrel-shaped 14mer; ends can be capped by GroES; misfolded proteins enter the barrel where they are refolded when GroES binds): MAKLIAFDEEARRGLERGMNTLADAVKVTLGPKGRNVVLEKKWGAPTITNDGVSIAKEIELDDPYEKIGAELVKEVAKKTDDVAGDGTTTATVLAQALVREGLRNVAAGANPMALKRGIEKATAAVSDELLAMAKEIETKQQIAATASISAADPEIGAKIAEAMDKVGKEGVITVEESNTFGLELELTEGMRFDKGYISGYFVTDTERMETVLEDPYVLIANSKIGSIKDLLPVLEKVMQAGKPLLIIAEDLEGEALSTLVVNKLKGTFKSVAVKAPGFGDRRKAMLADIAILTGGQVISEEVGLSLETAELDLLGRARKVVVTKDETTIVEGAGDQDQISGRVNQIKAEIENSDSDYDREKLQERLAKLAGGVAVIRAGAATEVELKERKHRIEDAVRNAKAAVEEGIVAGGGVALLQATKAAFAKLSLEGDEATGANIVRVAASAPLKQIATNAGLNGGVVTEKVENLPAGEGLNAATGEYVDMIAEGIIDPAKVTRSALQNAASIAALFLTTEAVIADKPEKASAAMPGGDEMGGMGGMGF; the protein is encoded by the coding sequence ATGGCAAAGCTCATTGCTTTTGACGAGGAGGCCCGACGCGGCCTCGAGCGGGGAATGAACACCCTCGCCGACGCCGTCAAGGTCACCCTTGGCCCCAAGGGCCGCAATGTCGTCCTGGAGAAGAAGTGGGGAGCCCCCACGATCACCAATGACGGCGTGTCCATCGCCAAGGAGATCGAGCTCGACGACCCGTACGAGAAGATCGGCGCCGAGCTCGTCAAGGAAGTTGCGAAGAAGACCGACGACGTCGCCGGTGACGGCACGACGACGGCCACCGTGCTCGCCCAGGCGCTCGTGCGCGAGGGCCTGCGCAATGTCGCCGCCGGCGCCAACCCGATGGCCCTCAAGCGCGGCATCGAGAAGGCCACCGCGGCCGTCTCGGACGAGCTGCTCGCGATGGCCAAGGAGATCGAGACCAAGCAGCAGATCGCTGCCACGGCCTCCATCTCTGCTGCTGACCCCGAGATCGGCGCCAAGATCGCCGAGGCGATGGACAAGGTCGGCAAGGAAGGTGTCATCACCGTCGAGGAGAGCAACACCTTCGGTCTCGAGCTCGAGCTCACCGAGGGCATGCGCTTCGACAAGGGCTACATCTCCGGCTACTTCGTCACCGACACCGAGCGCATGGAGACCGTGCTCGAGGACCCCTACGTCCTCATCGCCAATTCCAAGATCGGCTCGATCAAGGACCTGCTCCCCGTCCTCGAGAAGGTCATGCAGGCCGGCAAGCCGCTGCTGATCATCGCCGAGGACCTCGAGGGCGAGGCCCTGTCGACGCTGGTCGTCAACAAGCTCAAGGGCACCTTCAAGTCCGTCGCCGTCAAGGCCCCGGGCTTCGGTGACCGCCGCAAGGCCATGCTGGCCGACATCGCCATCCTCACCGGTGGCCAGGTCATCTCCGAGGAGGTCGGCCTCTCGCTCGAGACCGCCGAGCTCGACCTGCTGGGTCGCGCTCGCAAGGTCGTCGTCACCAAGGACGAGACGACCATCGTCGAGGGCGCTGGCGACCAGGACCAGATCTCCGGTCGCGTCAACCAGATCAAGGCCGAGATCGAGAACAGCGACTCGGACTACGACCGCGAGAAGCTCCAGGAGCGCCTCGCCAAGCTCGCCGGCGGCGTCGCCGTCATCCGCGCGGGTGCGGCCACCGAGGTCGAGCTCAAGGAGCGCAAGCACCGCATCGAGGACGCCGTCCGCAATGCGAAGGCTGCCGTCGAGGAGGGCATCGTCGCCGGTGGTGGCGTCGCGCTCCTGCAGGCGACCAAGGCTGCCTTCGCGAAGCTCTCGCTCGAGGGTGACGAGGCCACCGGCGCCAACATCGTGCGCGTCGCGGCCTCTGCTCCGCTGAAGCAGATCGCGACCAACGCCGGCCTCAACGGCGGCGTCGTGACCGAGAAGGTCGAGAACCTCCCCGCGGGCGAGGGTCTCAACGCGGCCACCGGCGAGTACGTCGACATGATCGCCGAGGGCATCATCGACCCCGCCAAGGTGACCCGCAGCGCGCTGCAGAACGCCGCCTCCATCGCGGCGCTCTTCCTCACCACCGAGGCCGTCATCGCCGACAAGCCGGAGAAGGCCTCTGCGGCCATGCCCGGTGGCGACGAGATGGGTGGCATGGGCGGCATGGGCTTCTGA
- a CDS encoding DUF3263 domain-containing protein, which translates to MRRVNLADQSAQPTPSVPLTDRDREILAFERQWWKYAGSKEQAIKELFDMSSTRYYQVLNGLINNPAALSEDPMLIKRLRRLRDQRQRTRSARRLGIEV; encoded by the coding sequence GTGCGTCGCGTGAACCTCGCCGACCAGTCCGCCCAGCCGACCCCCTCGGTCCCGCTCACGGACCGCGACCGGGAGATCCTGGCCTTCGAGCGCCAGTGGTGGAAGTACGCCGGCTCAAAGGAGCAGGCGATCAAGGAGCTCTTCGACATGAGCTCCACCCGCTATTACCAGGTGCTCAACGGCCTGATCAACAACCCGGCCGCCCTGTCCGAGGACCCGATGCTCATCAAGCGGCTGCGCCGCCTGCGCGACCAGCGCCAGCGCACCCGCAGCGCCCGCCGCCTCGGCATCGAGGTCTGA
- a CDS encoding pyridoxal phosphate-dependent decarboxylase family protein translates to MHGFADDNTSLAELAQIVLDYSKERLELDPVPLDRPLTPAQLQEEAGQTITAEGLGGHRAMDLFAEVLAPACLSVDHPRYLSFIPCAPTEAAAMFDLVVGASSIYAGSWLEGSGAVYAENQALRWIADLVGLPESSGGVFVPGGTIGNLSALVAARTEARRTAPAGQRPFRVATTRGAHSSIQSACDVMDAELTAVEPDERGRLTGERLREVLLANGPETYFAVVATAGTTNFGIIDDLTSVAEVCRELGIWFHVDGAYGGAGLAAPSVRHLYAGIEHCDSFIVDPHKWLFAPFDCCALLYRDPAAARNAHTQRAGYLDVLTDAPDWNPTDYSVGLTRRARGLPFWFSLSTHGTQAYTTAVEKTLEVAAFAEAEIHRRDELELVGERFLSVVVFRRTGWSAADYAAWSDRMLDEEFAFIVPTVHEGETLARFAIVNPQTTTQDISDILDSMG, encoded by the coding sequence GTGCATGGATTCGCTGATGACAACACCTCCCTGGCGGAGCTGGCCCAGATCGTCCTCGACTACTCCAAGGAGCGGCTCGAGCTCGACCCGGTGCCGCTGGACCGACCGCTGACGCCGGCACAGCTGCAGGAGGAGGCCGGTCAGACGATCACCGCCGAGGGTCTGGGTGGTCACCGGGCGATGGACCTCTTCGCCGAGGTCCTCGCGCCTGCGTGCCTGTCGGTCGACCACCCGCGCTACCTCTCCTTCATCCCGTGCGCTCCCACCGAGGCGGCCGCGATGTTCGACCTCGTCGTCGGGGCGAGCTCGATCTATGCCGGGTCATGGCTCGAGGGGTCGGGCGCCGTCTACGCGGAGAACCAGGCGCTGCGGTGGATCGCCGACCTCGTCGGCCTCCCCGAGTCGTCGGGCGGGGTCTTCGTCCCGGGCGGCACGATCGGCAACCTGTCGGCCCTCGTCGCGGCCCGCACCGAGGCGCGGCGCACGGCACCTGCCGGCCAGCGGCCCTTCCGCGTGGCGACCACCCGCGGCGCGCACTCGTCGATCCAGTCGGCGTGCGACGTCATGGACGCCGAGCTGACGGCCGTCGAGCCCGACGAGCGCGGCCGACTCACGGGTGAGCGGCTGCGTGAGGTCCTGCTCGCCAACGGTCCCGAGACCTACTTCGCCGTGGTCGCGACGGCCGGCACGACCAACTTCGGCATCATCGACGACCTGACCTCCGTCGCCGAGGTCTGCCGCGAGCTCGGCATCTGGTTCCACGTCGACGGCGCCTACGGCGGCGCCGGCCTGGCCGCGCCGTCGGTGCGCCATCTCTACGCGGGCATCGAGCACTGCGACTCCTTCATCGTCGACCCGCACAAGTGGCTCTTCGCCCCCTTCGACTGCTGCGCGCTGCTCTACCGCGACCCGGCCGCCGCTCGCAACGCGCACACCCAGCGGGCCGGCTACCTCGACGTGCTCACCGACGCGCCGGACTGGAACCCCACCGACTACTCCGTCGGCCTGACCCGCCGGGCGCGCGGGCTGCCCTTCTGGTTCTCCCTCTCGACCCACGGCACGCAGGCCTACACCACCGCGGTGGAGAAGACGCTCGAGGTGGCGGCCTTCGCCGAGGCGGAGATCCACCGCCGCGACGAGCTCGAGCTCGTCGGCGAGCGCTTCCTGTCCGTCGTCGTCTTCCGACGCACCGGGTGGAGCGCGGCCGACTACGCCGCGTGGTCGGACCGGATGCTCGACGAGGAGTTCGCCTTCATCGTGCCCACCGTGCACGAGGGGGAGACCCTCGCCCGCTTCGCCATCGTCAACCCGCAGACGACCACGCAGGACATCAGCGACATCCTCGACTCGATGGGCTGA
- a CDS encoding three-helix bundle dimerization domain-containing protein: MFTINVDHVVTNIAADLCVRYPQVACERIEAMVATARERMEATNTHPEFLAPLIEHAVRIELHDLAGAPVPPTSATC; the protein is encoded by the coding sequence ATGTTCACGATCAATGTCGATCACGTCGTCACCAACATCGCCGCAGACCTCTGCGTGCGCTACCCGCAGGTGGCCTGCGAGCGCATCGAGGCGATGGTCGCCACCGCACGCGAGCGCATGGAGGCGACCAACACCCACCCGGAGTTCCTCGCGCCGCTCATCGAGCACGCCGTGCGCATCGAGCTGCACGACCTGGCCGGCGCTCCCGTGCCGCCCACCAGCGCGACCTGCTGA
- a CDS encoding uracil-DNA glycosylase: protein MPTQLLTDLIHPSWAQALQPVAPTIAAMGDFLREEIAAGHGYLPAGEHVLRAFTIPLDEVRVLVVGQDPYPTPGHAIGLSFAVAPDVRPLPRSLVNIHRELVDDLAVPAPSTGDLTPWAQQGVMLLNRCLTVRSGAPDSHQGKGWEAVTDRAIEVLAARGGPLVAILWGRKARNLAPALGDVPRVESAHPSPLSARHGFFGSRPFSAANALLAQQGADPIDWRLP from the coding sequence GTGCCCACCCAGCTGCTGACCGACCTCATCCACCCCTCGTGGGCGCAGGCGCTGCAGCCGGTGGCTCCCACCATCGCTGCGATGGGCGACTTCCTGCGTGAGGAGATCGCCGCGGGGCACGGCTACCTGCCCGCGGGCGAGCACGTGCTGCGCGCCTTCACCATCCCCCTCGACGAGGTCCGGGTCCTGGTCGTCGGCCAGGACCCCTACCCCACGCCCGGGCACGCGATCGGCCTGTCCTTCGCCGTGGCGCCGGACGTGCGCCCCCTCCCCCGGTCGCTGGTCAACATCCACCGCGAGCTCGTCGACGACCTCGCGGTCCCGGCGCCGAGCACCGGTGACCTCACCCCGTGGGCGCAGCAGGGCGTCATGCTGCTCAACCGCTGCCTCACGGTGCGCTCCGGCGCCCCCGACAGCCACCAGGGCAAGGGCTGGGAGGCCGTGACCGACCGCGCGATCGAGGTGCTCGCCGCGCGCGGCGGTCCGCTCGTGGCGATCCTCTGGGGCCGCAAGGCGCGCAACCTCGCGCCGGCTCTCGGCGACGTGCCCCGCGTCGAGAGCGCCCACCCCTCGCCGCTGTCCGCGCGCCACGGCTTCTTCGGCTCGCGGCCCTTCAGCGCCGCCAACGCCCTGCTCGCCCAGCAGGGCGCCGACCCGATCGACTGGAGACTGCCGTGA
- a CDS encoding SGNH/GDSL hydrolase family protein has protein sequence MTETVHPWRRYIAIGDSFTEGMSDADPRAEGRYVGWADRLAAALSTQVPEGEFHYANLAVRGRKLDDVIGPQLDAALDAGPDLVSIVGGGNDILRPRVDLDEIADRLEQAVVTLRATGADVLMATPADPADAGLLSSLRSRHAVHSANVFSIAQRQGAHVLNLWGLRALRDWRLWSTDRIHLSTEGHRRVAQEALSALAQPVSDPDWRAPLDPAPAVARREQVAETARWARAYAAPWVHRRLTGRSSGDSVTAKIAEPTPFGPADLPDA, from the coding sequence GTGACCGAGACCGTCCACCCCTGGCGCCGCTACATCGCGATCGGCGACTCCTTCACCGAGGGCATGTCCGACGCGGACCCGCGCGCCGAGGGCCGCTATGTCGGCTGGGCCGACCGGCTGGCCGCCGCGCTGTCGACCCAAGTCCCCGAGGGCGAGTTCCACTACGCCAACCTCGCCGTCCGCGGCCGCAAGCTCGACGACGTCATCGGCCCGCAGCTCGACGCCGCGCTCGACGCCGGCCCGGACCTCGTCTCGATCGTCGGAGGCGGCAACGACATCCTGCGCCCGCGGGTCGACCTCGACGAGATCGCCGACCGCCTCGAGCAGGCCGTGGTGACCCTCCGCGCCACCGGCGCCGACGTCCTCATGGCCACGCCGGCCGACCCCGCCGACGCGGGGCTGCTGTCCTCCCTTCGCTCCCGGCACGCGGTGCACAGCGCTAATGTCTTCTCCATCGCCCAGCGCCAGGGCGCGCACGTGCTCAACCTGTGGGGCCTGCGCGCGCTACGCGATTGGCGGCTGTGGTCGACCGACCGGATCCACCTGAGCACGGAGGGCCACCGACGCGTGGCGCAGGAGGCGCTGTCCGCCCTCGCCCAGCCGGTGAGCGACCCCGACTGGCGCGCGCCACTGGACCCCGCGCCGGCCGTCGCCCGCCGCGAGCAGGTCGCCGAGACGGCCCGCTGGGCCCGCGCCTATGCCGCGCCGTGGGTGCACCGCCGGCTCACCGGCCGCTCGTCCGGCGACTCGGTGACGGCCAAGATCGCCGAGCCGACCCCCTTCGGCCCCGCGGACCTGCCCGACGCCTGA
- a CDS encoding TOBE domain-containing protein, with translation MAQMRVSDAAELLAVSPDTVRRWIDGGRLTATKGGGPVLVDGADLARLAQEIAHPAPVGPVTDESARNRMRGIVTEVLRDGVMAQVSLQAGPFRVVSLMSREAADELGLEPGVVAVASIKSTNVVIGTPGSAS, from the coding sequence ATGGCGCAGATGCGAGTTTCAGACGCGGCGGAGCTGCTCGCGGTCTCTCCCGACACCGTCCGACGTTGGATCGACGGTGGTCGCCTCACCGCGACGAAGGGGGGTGGTCCCGTCCTCGTCGACGGCGCCGACCTCGCCCGCCTCGCCCAGGAGATCGCCCATCCCGCGCCGGTCGGACCGGTCACCGACGAGTCCGCCCGCAACCGGATGCGCGGCATCGTCACCGAGGTCCTGCGCGACGGGGTGATGGCCCAGGTGAGCCTGCAGGCGGGGCCCTTCCGCGTGGTCTCCCTGATGTCCCGCGAGGCCGCCGACGAGCTGGGGCTGGAGCCGGGCGTCGTCGCCGTCGCATCGATCAAGTCGACCAATGTCGTCATCGGCACCCCGGGCAGCGCATCGTGA
- the modA gene encoding molybdate ABC transporter substrate-binding protein, with product MRRLIATTAVTALALALAACGSGTDSGDGTTLHVAAAASLTSSFEEIAMAYEAEHDGVKVDLQFAGSSDLATQITNGAQIDVFASADEKNMDKVKDAVDGEPTIFATNTLTIITEPGNPKRITGLTNLANKDLAVVVCAPQVPCGAATQTLLQRQHVTVDAASEESKVTDVLTKVTAGEADAGLVYVTDATGAGDKVATVPAKGAGQVVNSYPIATLDGSPRADKAQAFVDFVTGPEGQKVLKDKGFGAP from the coding sequence GTGAGGCGCCTCATCGCCACGACCGCGGTCACCGCGCTCGCCCTGGCCCTGGCCGCCTGCGGGTCGGGGACGGACTCCGGCGACGGGACCACCCTGCACGTCGCGGCGGCCGCCTCCCTCACCTCGTCCTTCGAGGAGATCGCCATGGCCTACGAGGCCGAGCACGACGGCGTGAAGGTCGATCTGCAGTTCGCCGGGTCCTCCGACCTCGCCACGCAGATCACCAACGGCGCACAGATCGACGTCTTCGCCTCTGCCGACGAGAAGAACATGGACAAGGTCAAGGACGCCGTGGACGGTGAGCCGACGATCTTCGCCACCAACACCCTGACGATCATCACCGAGCCGGGCAACCCCAAGAGGATCACCGGCCTGACGAACCTGGCGAACAAGGACCTGGCCGTCGTCGTGTGTGCCCCGCAGGTCCCCTGCGGCGCGGCCACCCAGACGCTGCTGCAGCGGCAGCACGTCACCGTCGACGCGGCCAGCGAGGAGTCCAAGGTGACCGACGTCCTCACCAAGGTCACCGCGGGCGAGGCCGACGCCGGGCTCGTCTACGTCACCGACGCGACCGGGGCCGGCGACAAGGTCGCGACCGTCCCGGCCAAGGGGGCCGGTCAGGTCGTCAACTCCTACCCGATCGCGACCCTCGACGGCAGCCCGCGGGCCGACAAGGCCCAGGCCTTCGTCGACTTCGTCACCGGCCCGGAGGGCCAGAAGGTGCTGAAGGACAAGGGCTTCGGCGCCCCGTGA
- a CDS encoding ABC transporter permease, translating into MRPPVWLWIPAAVAILVVVVPLLGLISSVDVATLWPLLTSEASVTALLLSLRTSVIATTLCILLGAPLALLLARGRWRGQSALRALVLVPLVLPPVVGGLALLTTFGRRGLLGEHLVAAGLSISYSTTAVVLAQTFVALPFLVLSLEGAVRGLDRRQEEAAATLGAGPWRRLTRVTLPLVAPGLLSGSVLAFARALGEFGATLTFAGSAQGRTRTLPLEIYLQREVDPDAAIALSLVLVVLATVIVGSVYARTTRAAA; encoded by the coding sequence GTGAGACCTCCCGTATGGCTGTGGATCCCCGCGGCGGTGGCCATCCTCGTCGTCGTGGTCCCGCTGCTCGGGCTCATCTCGTCCGTCGACGTCGCCACTCTCTGGCCGCTGCTCACCTCCGAGGCGTCCGTGACCGCGCTCCTGCTGTCGCTGCGCACCTCGGTCATCGCGACGACGCTGTGCATCCTCCTCGGCGCACCGCTCGCGCTGCTGCTGGCACGGGGTCGCTGGCGGGGGCAGTCGGCCCTGCGGGCGCTGGTCCTCGTCCCCCTCGTGCTGCCTCCGGTCGTCGGTGGTCTGGCGCTGCTCACGACCTTCGGTCGGCGCGGCCTGCTCGGTGAGCACCTGGTCGCCGCGGGCCTGTCGATCTCCTACTCGACCACCGCGGTCGTCCTCGCGCAGACCTTCGTCGCGCTCCCCTTCCTCGTCCTGTCGCTCGAGGGGGCGGTACGCGGTCTCGACCGGCGTCAGGAGGAGGCGGCCGCCACCCTCGGCGCCGGTCCGTGGCGGCGGCTGACCCGGGTCACCCTGCCGCTCGTGGCACCCGGGCTGCTGTCGGGCTCGGTGCTCGCCTTCGCCCGGGCGCTCGGCGAGTTCGGCGCGACGCTCACCTTCGCCGGGTCCGCGCAGGGCCGCACCCGCACGCTCCCGCTGGAGATCTACCTGCAGCGCGAGGTCGACCCGGACGCCGCGATCGCGTTGTCCCTCGTGCTCGTCGTGCTCGCCACGGTGATCGTCGGGTCCGTCTACGCGCGCACGACGAGGGCCGCCGCATGA
- a CDS encoding sulfate/molybdate ABC transporter ATP-binding protein: MSLQVRARWAERGLDVDLDLPPGRHAITGPNGAGKSSLLAVIAGLERADSSRLVLDGRPLDGLPPHRRRVVLMSQAGQLFPHLAVRDNVAFGPRSHGRGRRESRACADHWLEVVGMSDFADRRPSQLSGGQAARVALARALAAEPAALLLDEPLAALDVEATPAMRAVLSRVTHERADLVVVLVTHDVLDVLTVADGPTDTLTVLGRPVEHGPVRRVLEHPRSDFTAGLAGVNLLRAEALPGGGARAGDLDIATGPHAVTGPCWVTFAPDAVSLHHDHPEGSPRNVWHGRVSRVEAHAGRVRVWLETPFAMSAEVTPAALAALPLRPGDAVWVAVKASQVRVHPAGVS, translated from the coding sequence ATGAGCCTGCAGGTGCGTGCCCGGTGGGCCGAGCGCGGTCTCGACGTCGACCTCGACCTGCCCCCCGGTCGGCATGCGATCACCGGGCCCAACGGCGCCGGCAAGTCCTCGCTGCTCGCGGTCATCGCCGGTCTGGAGCGGGCGGACTCCAGCCGCCTCGTCCTCGACGGCCGCCCCCTCGACGGGCTCCCCCCGCACCGCCGCCGCGTGGTGCTCATGTCGCAGGCCGGGCAGCTCTTCCCCCACCTGGCCGTGCGCGACAACGTCGCCTTCGGACCGCGGAGCCACGGCAGGGGACGAAGGGAGTCCCGCGCCTGCGCGGACCACTGGCTGGAGGTCGTGGGCATGAGCGACTTCGCCGATCGTCGACCCTCCCAGCTCTCGGGCGGGCAGGCCGCGCGCGTCGCCCTCGCCCGGGCACTGGCGGCCGAGCCGGCGGCGCTCCTGCTCGACGAGCCGCTCGCCGCCCTGGACGTCGAGGCGACTCCCGCGATGCGCGCGGTGCTCTCGCGGGTGACCCACGAGCGGGCAGACCTCGTGGTCGTGCTCGTCACCCATGACGTCCTCGACGTCCTGACCGTCGCCGACGGCCCCACCGACACCCTCACCGTCCTCGGCCGACCCGTCGAGCACGGACCGGTCCGTCGGGTGCTGGAGCACCCGCGCAGCGACTTCACCGCGGGGCTCGCCGGGGTCAACCTGCTGCGGGCCGAGGCGCTGCCGGGAGGCGGGGCGCGGGCCGGGGACCTCGACATCGCGACCGGCCCGCACGCGGTGACCGGGCCGTGCTGGGTGACCTTCGCGCCCGACGCGGTCTCGCTGCACCACGACCATCCCGAGGGGTCGCCGCGCAATGTCTGGCACGGGCGGGTCTCCCGGGTGGAGGCGCACGCCGGGCGGGTCCGCGTGTGGCTGGAGACCCCCTTCGCCATGAGCGCGGAGGTGACGCCCGCGGCGCTGGCCGCGCTCCCCCTCCGGCCCGGCGACGCCGTGTGGGTCGCGGTCAAGGCGAGCCAGGTGCGCGTCCACCCGGCCGGGGTCAGCTGA
- a CDS encoding LCP family protein, giving the protein MRRLFAIRTAATTTAITLALAACSATPDEGEDAPSSSSSTSSSAGSSSTTSTATSTATISGAPAALTSVVAKKYGDHELDGTAKLGTWRGAKVAVVTADDDVTLAVRPKGRTAWKVVGGWWPSLGSAGKADLGGSRHVLVLGSDARPGQDVEHSRADAIQLLGVDGKGGAGLMGFARDLWVPIPGHGHGKLNSSMVFAGPGGQATSVESISGIDVDGYLVTSMKGFSAMVDELGGLGFVAPKALDSHLPGGKIAKGRHRLSGDSALAWARERKTLPDGDFGRSRNQGLLLAAAAVQARVKGPGVVPGALTVIDEHASSDLSAQEMLLFAASFYRVNPTAVGHAVAKGPTAMQSGQSIVRLDEESKAAFRDFRDGRLS; this is encoded by the coding sequence GTGAGACGTCTCTTCGCCATCCGCACCGCCGCGACCACCACCGCGATCACGCTGGCGCTCGCCGCCTGCTCCGCGACCCCTGACGAAGGGGAGGACGCACCCTCGTCGTCGTCCTCCACGTCGTCGTCGGCCGGCTCGTCGTCGACCACGAGCACGGCCACGAGCACGGCCACGATCTCGGGGGCGCCCGCTGCCCTGACCTCTGTCGTCGCCAAGAAGTACGGCGACCACGAGCTGGACGGCACGGCGAAGCTCGGCACCTGGCGCGGGGCCAAGGTCGCCGTCGTCACCGCCGATGACGACGTCACCCTCGCCGTGCGACCCAAGGGCCGCACCGCGTGGAAGGTCGTCGGTGGGTGGTGGCCCAGCCTCGGCAGCGCGGGCAAGGCCGACCTCGGGGGCAGCCGCCACGTCCTCGTGCTCGGCTCCGACGCCCGTCCCGGCCAGGACGTCGAGCACTCCCGCGCCGACGCGATCCAGCTGCTCGGCGTCGACGGCAAGGGCGGCGCCGGGCTGATGGGCTTCGCCCGTGACCTGTGGGTGCCGATCCCGGGCCATGGCCACGGCAAGCTCAACTCCTCGATGGTCTTCGCCGGTCCGGGCGGGCAGGCGACGTCGGTCGAGAGCATCAGCGGTATCGACGTCGACGGCTACCTCGTGACGAGCATGAAGGGCTTCTCCGCGATGGTCGACGAGCTGGGCGGGCTGGGCTTCGTCGCGCCCAAGGCGCTCGACTCCCACCTGCCCGGCGGCAAGATCGCCAAGGGCCGTCACCGCCTCTCCGGGGACAGCGCGCTGGCCTGGGCGCGCGAGCGCAAGACCCTGCCCGACGGCGACTTCGGCCGCTCGCGCAACCAGGGCCTGCTCCTCGCGGCGGCCGCGGTCCAGGCGAGGGTCAAGGGGCCGGGTGTGGTGCCCGGGGCGCTCACCGTCATCGACGAGCACGCGAGCAGCGACCTGTCCGCGCAGGAGATGCTGCTCTTCGCCGCGTCCTTCTACCGGGTCAACCCGACGGCGGTCGGCCACGCCGTGGCCAAGGGCCCCACCGCCATGCAGTCGGGCCAGTCGATCGTGCGTCTCGACGAGGAGTCCAAGGCCGCCTTCCGCGACTTCCGGGACGGTCGCCTCAGCTGA
- a CDS encoding PepSY domain-containing protein: protein MKTTRSALIALTTAALLGLSACGNADDPAGPAESRTQRPGDTPSASSSVASSTSSTSGSASRTSSTSSATTPTDPVLAAIAAAEKEAGGTAYEVDDQDGDGTWAVDVAKGATSIEVDVAKGGAASAGEEGDLDSDDRAGLKAATVDLPEAIETALKEVDGTFDGAELEEEGGKHSWKISIDVSGDDTDVLVDVRTGKATVERDG, encoded by the coding sequence ATGAAGACCACACGCAGCGCACTCATCGCCCTCACGACCGCAGCCCTGCTGGGCCTGAGCGCCTGCGGCAACGCGGACGACCCGGCCGGCCCCGCCGAGTCGCGCACCCAGCGGCCCGGCGACACGCCGTCCGCGTCGTCGAGCGTCGCGTCCAGCACCTCCAGCACGTCTGGCTCCGCGTCCCGGACGTCGTCGACGTCCTCGGCCACCACGCCCACCGACCCGGTCCTGGCGGCCATCGCCGCCGCGGAGAAGGAGGCCGGGGGCACCGCCTACGAGGTCGACGACCAGGACGGCGACGGCACCTGGGCGGTCGACGTCGCGAAGGGGGCGACGAGCATCGAGGTCGACGTCGCCAAGGGCGGCGCAGCGAGCGCCGGCGAGGAGGGGGACCTCGACAGCGACGACCGGGCGGGGCTGAAGGCGGCCACGGTCGACCTGCCCGAGGCGATCGAGACGGCGCTGAAGGAGGTCGACGGCACCTTCGACGGGGCCGAGCTCGAGGAGGAGGGCGGCAAGCACTCCTGGAAGATCAGCATCGACGTCTCCGGTGACGACACCGATGTCCTCGTCGACGTCAGGACCGGCAAGGCGACCGTCGAGCGCGACGGCTGA